The following is a genomic window from Miscanthus floridulus cultivar M001 chromosome 14, ASM1932011v1, whole genome shotgun sequence.
tacttgttccaaagaaagatggctcttggcgtatgtgtgtagaCTGTCGTGCTATTAATAACATTACCATTCGCTACCGATATCCTATACCACGCCTTGATGATATGCTAGATGAGCTTAGTGGTGCCATTATTTTTACTaagattgatttgcgtagtggctaCCATCAGATTCGCATGAAATTAGGTGATGAATGGAAAACGGCTTTTAAAACGAAATTTGGGTTATATGAATGGTTGGTTATGccgtttggtttgacgaatgctccCAGCACTTTTATGCGTTTGATGAATGAAGTTCTGAGGCCCTTCATAGGATTGTTTGTAGTTGTCTATTTTGATGATATCCTTATTTACAGCAAGTCTATGAAAGAGCATTTAGACCATTTGCGTGCTGTTTTTGATGCGTTGCGTGCGGCCAATTTATTTGCTAACATCGAAAAATGCATGTTTTGCACACAACGTgtctcgtttcttggctatgttgttactccacAGGGCATTGAGGTGGATAGCAGCAAGATCGATGCCATTCGGGCGTGGCCTACACCGACGACGGTCACACAAATTCGAAGCTTTCTTGGCCTTGCAGGTTTCTACCGCAGGTTTGTTCGTGATTTTAGCTCCATTGCAGCGCCTCtacatgagcttacaaagaaggatgTCCCCTTTGCTTGGAGTGATTCGCAAGAGGTTGCGTTCAGCACCTTGAAAGATAAGTTAACCAATTCTCCTCTCTTGCAGTTGCCTGATTTTACTAAAgtgtttgagcttgaatgtgatgctagcggtATTGGGCTAGGtgctgttttgttacaagaaggaaaacctgATGCCTATTTTAGCGAGAAATTAAGTGGTGCTAGCTTgaattattctacttatgataaggagctttATGCTTTAGTGCGCACTTTGCATACTTGGCAGCACTACCTTTGGCATCGcgagtttataattcattctgatcatgaggctTTAAAACATATTCGTACCCAAACAAACCTGAACCGTCGTCATGCTAAATGGGTAGAATtcattgagtcttttccttacattattaaacacaagagcgggaaagaaaatgttattgctgatgctttgtctcgtCGCTATACCATGCTATCACAGttagattttaaaatttttgGCCTGCAAACTGTGAAGGATCAATATGtggatgatgctgattttaaagatgctTTTGCCCATTGTATTCATGGCAAACCATGGGGCAAATTTCACATACAGGACGGGTTCCTGTTTCGCGCTAACAAGCTGTGTGTTCCAGCTAGCTCGGTTCGTCGTTTGTTGttacaggaagcgcatggaggcggTCTCATGGGGCACTTTGGCGTCTACAAGACGCATGAGGTGCTGGCTGCTCATTTCTTTTGGCCCCGGATGCGCGCTGATGTTGAGCGCCTTGTTGCACGTTGCAATActtgccagaaagctaagtcacgatTGAACAACCATGGTTTGTACATGCCTTTGCCTGTTCCTACTTCCCCTTGGCTTgatatttctatggactttgtttTGGGATTGCCTCGAACTAAGAAGGGGAGGGACAATAtttttgtggttgttgatcgTTTCTCCAAAATGGCTCATTTTATACCTTGTCATAAGACTGATGATGCTAGCAATATTGCTGAATTGTTCTTTAAAGAGATTATTCGTTTGCATGGTAttccaaatacaatagtctctgatcgtgatgctaagttTCTCAGTCATTTTTGGAGATCACTGTGGAATAAAATGGGAACTAAATTGCTGTTTAGCACTACTTGTCACCCtcagactgatgggcaaactgaggtggtTAATCGAACTTTGTCAACCATGCTTAGGGCTGTTTTAGATAAAAACTTGAAACGTTGGGAGGATtgcttgcctcatgttgagtttgcttataatcatgCAACGCATTCTTCTACAAAAATGTGTCCCTTTCAGATTGTTTATGGTTATATTCCTCGAGCGCCCATTGATTTGTTTGCTCTTGATGCTGAGGACGCTCCACACATAGATGCCGCTGCACATATTGATCAAATGATTAGCTTGCATGAACAAACTAAACAAAACATTGCTACTGCTAATGCTAAATATCAGGTTGCGGGTAGTAAAGGGAGACAACATGTTACTTTTGAACCGGGTGatctggtttggttgcatttaagAAAGGATCGTTTTCCTACTTTACGTCGTTCTAAATTGATGCCACGTGCTGCTGGTCCTTTTAAAGTACTAACCAAGATTAATGATAATGCTTACATCCTTGACCTGCCTGCGGAGTTTGGTGTTTCCACGagttttaatgttgcagatttgaaaccttatgcgGGCGAAGATGAGGAGTtgccgtcgaggacgacttcaattcaagaaggggaggatgatgaggacaccacgagtacatctacaccagcagcacctcaggcgcctccagttgatcatctagggccaatcactcgggcccgtgcgagagaattaaacttcatcatgctgttaaggaacgaagggccagcggaataagaagatggcccaacagggcagcccaggtggggcgcctagggctggcagccgccgccttttccctggtggcgccccccccctcctgccgtcgatctggactccaggggctgcgccccctttatttactcggagtcccttttgtttacaacttgagttttgttttacatctagctttagctactctcgaacacggcaattccgcgccgtctttgtgtgattcagaactccaccttcgagcgataagtgtgattgctcgcgtctttttcttgttcgtttttcgattgcgtgcaggaaacgatcttcgtgatcaggctgatctcgcaccggcgaggttggtaaccatcgggagttggttcagcgattgcattggcgcttcgggttcgctcgtcgtagtcggatcgtgagggtctacttccaccagatcgaaattatctccactcaccgaaagatcgggcactCCCCTTCTATCATGCGGGTTCCGTCGAtcatgtagatgtcaacagggagggctccatgtcgcggccctgttcgtcactggcgccatgcgcagacgtcatctaccggtcatggcgttTCACTCCGTTCCAGCGGACGTCGTGATGAACTGATGAGAACACACGTCCGatactattcttgatgtgaatccctaggtatgggtCATCATGGCCACGGTTTATATCaaggcgtgccagcctcttccctagcgtcagagttttgacccaggcccaaaCGCTTGGAcctgtagtggttggcggcggtatgggtccccgtcagaCGAGACGaaacccgcgtcctcgaggtcgggcgagacggtgcccgcgaccttgggcgagacagagcccaaacccaaggggtcgggcgagacggaaccgacgtccttggggtcgggcgagacggagcccgcacccaaggggtcgggcgagacagagccagtGGCCTTGAaattgggcgagacggagtcagCGGCCTTGGGATcggggcgagaccttttaatacgtctcgagccatccgagAAAGTCAGCGTTGCTTTGGGTATccttaatatcgatacccgacagtccCATTTCGCAACCCCTTGTGACTAATTGGCTAAATACACATTTAGTCCCATTTAGTCATAGTGTTTAGGTAAAAAGTGACTAAATAGGACTAAAATTAGCCAGCTAAACTTTAgcatccctcctcctcctctccggcgacggcgagaggGTAGGGCGGAATCGTCTTCTCTATGGCGGCTCTGTTGAAGATGAGGACGACAACTACGACGTCAGCATCCTCACCAGTATGACATGGAGACTTTTATTTTCGGACGGCGACATCAAGGCGAAGATGGTGTCGCTGCAATGGAATAATTTTCTTCGGTCTCTTCTCCGTTTTATCGTGGTTAGATCTGGCCACGATtaaggactagggagaataagTTTTAGATCGGTCTTCCTCATTCTTCGGTGGcagtaagaagaagaaggaagagaccagaaagaagtttctcaacttCGGCTACATGAATGTTGACCGTCGTTCATTAAGCATCTGTTCTAagaccttttgccgagtgtttgcctgtGCGGTCATACATACTGCAAAACGTCGTACATGTTTAGTTTTGAGATATGGAACTATTCAAAGCGTTGgtacaatttagatgaaaataAGTTTCTGGGTATTTATTTATGTAATTCAGAAGGTTTGTAATGTGTTGATCTACTCCCTCTGTCTAATAATATTTGGACGTCTATGGTTCAAAAAATTTCCCATAATATTTGCACACGTAGGTACCAGAGGCATGCACTTCTAGGCTGTCAGATGAACCAGCCGGTGGAACCAGAGAAAAAACAATCTGACTTGtgtcaaagaaaaaaaaacccgGACAACAAGTTCGGCATAGTACTACGGAGTACTCTGGAGTCTGGAGGTTTCCAGGACCCTCATCCATCGTCAATGtgtgtaaaaaaaaagaaaagaaaatggtaGACGATGATTTACCATACTCCGGAACTTCCTTTAGCCTCCACACAGCACCACCGTACCTCTGCACCTGGCCGACATCTATAGAGGTATTTTGATAATTTTCGATCTATCTTAGTTACCGTGCTAAATCCTAGAAGTACAAATAATTTTGGACGGAGGAAGTATTATGTAATATAATTCTTCCTCGTCGAAAAAAAATCTAAACACCCCTTACACATGCACGTGAAGAAGAAGATACGGGAGATTTTACTactatatatttattttatttagtagcGCTCCACTTCCCAACCATCTCCTACCTTTGGCAGACTGGCACCGGCAGTTGCGGCTGTGCTGCGTTGCCACCAACCCACCCAGACGGAACACCAACAAGTTGACTCTCTCCGTcggccttctcctcctcctccttcttctccttctgtcGTCTCGTGTTGTGTGTATCCAATCCCACTCTCTCCTCTGCGTCCAATGCATACCTTTTCTTGAAGTACGCAGTGGACGCTGGAGCCTGTCATCGTCACTCTTCCACTCTGCCTCACTGCACTGCGTGCTAACTAGTACATCGACAAGATTTCAGCCTAGCTCCATTTTCGTCGGCGATCCAGCAGAGCAGGCTCCACAGATGAAGATGCTGCGGTGGCGGCTCCTGCTGAGCCtcagcttcctcctcctcctccctgccTCTCTCGCCTTCCCACTATGCACCGACGCAAGTAAGTCAGTTCCGGTCCCTTCCCTTCACTTTACCGACCGGCGACCGGCGCTGCATGCTCATCTAATTTTTTGCTGCTCTTTCTCCTTCCAGGGGCGCCGGTGCTGCTCAACACCACGCTCAAGTTTTGCGCCTCCCCCTGCGGCAGCGCCAGCGGGAACAGCAGCTGCTGCGACGCTACCGCCGATGCCGCGCTCAGCAAGCAGTTCGACGCCATGTCCATCGCCGACGCTGCCTGCGCCGCCGTCGTCAAGTCAATCCTCTGCGCTGTAAGCATCAACCATCTCTACCATGCGCTATGTGCCATCACTTGGCCTCTGCAAACTTTGCTCTTTTATTGTTTTTCTTTATATAAAGCCGCTTCTCACGTGCTCGACGATTTGCTTGCCTGGGTTTGAAGTTTGATGCATTCTACTCGTTTGGGGGGCAGCCGGGCAGGGTTTCAGTTCAGATGGATTTGCTAATTTGCTTCATTCTGCTGCTGAGTCTTACTGTTCTCTTCACCTGCGCTCCGCTTATGTACAGGAAGATTGAAACTTTTGCTTTTTCTGATACTCAACTAGTCACAATCACCAGAGTACTGCAGAAAAATGCTACATGCACTTCAAAAGAACGTTCACAGGCAGCTTCACATGCTCGCTTTGCTGGCATCACAATGATTACTGTAAATTTAATATCCAGTCTAAATATTTCTACAAATTCAGACCAAACAAAAAGAGAAACCATATTTGAGAGTACTGTGCATGTTATATCTAAGTAGTAGTATAACATATTTCCAAGCGACTGAATTTGGTTAACAATACCCTCTGAACTAACTGAAAACTAGATGTCTTACTCAGAAAAGCAAGTTTATTGACATGTCAATCAATACCCTGAATTCAACAACTCTGCTTCCAGAAATGCAGTCCATATTCTGCTGATTTGTTCAACGCCGGGCCACAGATTCGGATGATTCCTTTCCTCTGCAACTCCACAGCGTCGGCAACTTCTGCTCAGTCCAAGGAAACCGCCACTCAGGACTACTGCAAACTTGTTTGGGATACTTGCAAGGATGTCAGCATAACAAACTCTCCTTTCCAACCTCCCCTGCAAGGCACCGCACCGCCTCCTAGTTCACCGTCGAAGCTCACCGATGCATGGCAGTCCCAAAGTGACTTCTGCACCTCCTTTGGTGGTTCGCCTGATGACCAGTCTGTGTGCTTCAGTGGCAGCACAGTCTCATTCAACGCCACCCAACCTTCACCCTCTCCTAAAGGGATATGCCTCGAGAGGATCGATAACGGGTCCTACCTTAACATGGCTCCTCACCCAGATGGTTCCAATAGGATCTTCCTTGGCAGCCAACCTGGTAAGATATGGTTGGCCACTGTCCCCGAGCAAGGATCTGGGGGCACTCTGCAATTCGAAGAAGCAAGCCCATTTGTCGATCTGACTGATCAGGTGCACTTTGATTCGGCATTTGGACTCATGGGCATGGCGTTTCATCCCAATTTTGCTACCAATGGTCGCTTGTTTGCCTCTTACAACTGTGATAGGACAAAGTCACCCAGCTGCACTGGAAGGTGCTCCTGCAATTCTGATGTGGGCTGCGATCCTTCGAAGCTTGGTACTGATAATGGTGCTCAACCGTGCCAGTATCAAGTTGTTGTATCAGAATATTCGGCCAAAGGCTCCTCAGCAAATGTTTCTGAGGTTTGCTCCTCTGAACATACTCTTCCAATCACTGTCTTGATGTTCCCTGAACTTCATCTGTTCAGTGCTCACATTCTTCTTGAAATGCTTTGTCAGGCAACTTCTGCTGATCCGTCTGAGGTTAGAAGGATTTTCACAATGGGGCTACCTTACACATCTCAACATGGAGGACAGGTACTTTTTGGTCCTACCGATGGGTATCTCTACCTCATGATGGGCGATGGTGGAGGAAAGGGAGACCCTTTTAATTTCGCTCAGAACAAAAAGTCACTTCTGGGCAAAATTATGAGGCTTGATGTTGACAGTACACTGAGTAAGTCTTCGAGTCTTTTTGTCATTCGCTGACGTACTAATTTTGAAATTCTTTGTTATTTGTTTGTTGATTTGCTCCAATTAAATTTCCATCTTTCATTACTTTCCTCTACTCCATTTTATTTCCGTGTTTATATCTCCATAAATTTGCTCTTGCTTTTCATCTAAGTTATTTTACATGAAAGCTTTGGCATCAGTACTAACAAACGAAATGGACACATCAGTAAACTCTGGTCCTAACCACTAACCAGAACCTTCAAGTTAGGCTATTCCAAtgatgtctctctctctctctctctctctctcttttgaaacaAATGATGTCTCTCTTTTGGGCCCACGGTATTAGCTACTAATAAGCTAGCAAATTATTGGGCGCATTGGCAGCATTATTAGTTATCATGTTAGTCAAAGATGCCAGAAGATGACTAGATGAGAATGTGGTCTTCGTATTGGCAGCATTATTAGCTATCATTTTCATAGTGAACTAATTGGAAGGCCATGGCTCTGAATCTTGCAAGCACTTGTTACTTATGATGTCTGCAAACTGCAATTCAAATGAGTCTATATGGGTATGAATTAGCTGGTTTCCTCTGCCTGCAACTGCAATTCAAATTAGTCTATATGAGTATGAATTATCTGGTTTCCTCTGCCAAAACATATAGCTCTGTCAGATAGACTATTAAAATCTTTTTTTCTGAATGAACGCAACCAACATGTTCTgattcttgtttttcttttcttttcaggaGCTAGTGAAATTAGTAACACAAGTTTGTGGGGCAATTACTCTATTCCAAAAGACAACCCGTATACTGATGATAGCGAGTTAGAACCAGAAATTTGGGCATTGGGTCTTAGAAACCCATGGAGATGCAGCTTTGATTCCGAGAGGCCTTCCTACTTCTACTGTGGAGATGTTGGGCAGGTACCATTCAAGAGCCTCAGTAATCCATGTTTAATTTGCTAGCTGCTAATGTTGACTTGCTTGATTAGTTTGCCTTATGAGATTGGAGTCAGGGATTCATTGCTTCTAGACACTGTTGAGGAACTGAATATGTATATATTTTGTATGTTACCAACTTCATTTGTGTTTGGACATTAACCATGTAGGATGAATACGAAGAAGTAGATTTGATCTCCAAAGGCGGAAACTATGGATGGCGTGCACTCGAGGGTCCACTTGTTTACCATCCACAATGGGCACCTGGAGGAAATACCTCTCTCAGCTCCATAAACGCCATTCCTCCAATCATGGGATACAGTCATTCTGATGTCAATAAGAATATTGGGTCGGCATCAATCATGGGAGGTTACGTCTATAGAGGGTCCACTGATCCCTGCTTGTATGGAAggtatcatcatcaacatcattCGATCAACACTGCTATCTCGATACGTCCATTGTGTTCATTCGGAACTCATTTTGTACAGACCAATTCTTGAAACTTAACTCATGAGATGTATCTGTTAATCTGTTCTATTTCAGGTATTTGTATGCCGACCTGTACGCTTCGGCCATGTGGACAGGCACAGAGACCCCTGAGAGCAGTGGGAACTACACCTCCACTCTGATCCCCTTCATCTGCTCCAAGGACTCTCCGATACCCTGCGACACCGCTGCTGGGAGTCCTCTCCCGTCGCTTGGCTACATATACTCGTTTGGTGAGGATAACAACAAGGACATCTATGTGTTGGCCAGCAAAGGCGTGTACCGAGTTGTGAGGCCCAGCCTCTGCAGCTATACTTGCCCGACAGAGAGACCTGAGACGGGCAATGGGGCAGCGCCTCCTGGTCCTTCATCGAAGGCGTCGATGACAGGATTGAACAATCAGATGGGAATGCTTTTGTTGTCTGTCATTATATATGTTTTGGGTTTGTTGGTAACATAGGATCCTGCTGCTGAGTCAGTCATCATGTTCAAAAGGAGAAATAACCAGTCCTGATATGGTGCATATGTTACTAGGAAGAGATCACAATAAGACTCAGTCAGTTAGGGATCCGATGCTATGTAGAATATGAGTGTTACCCTGAGTTTGCTGTAGGATCTTGGTAAATACTCCTAAATATTCAGTTATTTGCAGAGGAAAACAGAGGAGCTGGGGAAACTTTTGTTCATGTATCATGTGGCTATATTCCATGATCTGATGATCGCACACAGAGAGTGATCTTCTGGAGTGCTCGTCATCGTCCGATTGCCGCTGCCAAGCCGGCATTTTTAGAAGAAGGAATTTTTATTCCGGTCTCTGCAAGAGTTTTGCACACAACCAATTCTTATTACAAATCCAGCCTCTTGCTATTTTTTAAGctctcaaaaaacaaaaccaaaaaaGGAAAAATTGATTAAACGCTAAGCGCTAAGCCTTTTCAGCGACGACCATCCATGCTTGGCAAGCCGGCATTCTATGATCACAGAAGGAAGAACGAAGAAGGCCTTTGTTGCCAATGTGTGGAATACCGTGGATGCCTTCATGCATACGAGATGAGGCATCATCAGCTAGCAGATGACAATAACAACACTGGACCGGTTTCTTCACTGAGAACTGCGCTGCACTTGTGAATGAGCTGGAAGGTCCCCctgcttttctttttctttttttttctgggTGAAGATTGAAATATGCATTAGGTGGCATTGAAATGGCAATGCTAATGCAACCGGACACTCGCTAATCAGGACAACTTTGTTTGTAGTCATAGATATCTTGTGGAAGTTGTTCAGAGGTGTACGTAAATGATTGACGTTTCGTGTACTGAATTTGTTCCTTTTCGAGCAAGAAGGAACTGAAGGTATTATGCTATATACTACATTCATAGATATACGTAATGACGTTTCATCATGTAGTCAACACATGTCCTTTCGCTTTGGCTaactgttcgtttgggctggtttagcttataagccatagctgaaagtactgttgactgatttggtttgagagaaaaatactgttcgttggctgataagtcatggcttataagccaaatacgaccaaccgaacaggctgaaaaaAAACTTGCTGAAAAAAAACTTGCTTTAGGAGGATATACCCAAATGGTTTGTCACTGCCttttaaggccccgttcgctggtctgaaacttggctgaaactggctgaaaaacactgttccggctaaggctggacgaaaaactcgaagctcgttagctcgctcgactcgtggctggctcgactcggctcggctcggctcgttatgataacgagccgagccgagccaagattttagctcgttagctataacgagccaactcgagccagcttgcgagccgctcgcgagctaaacgagccaaacttccaggaaaaaaagtatcaaaacttgtattagtttttgtattacttcatgtcttacactttataattgactggtaactggtctagaccctataaattgactggtaactggtctagatgcatttcttttgtattattattattcttaaactttagataaatgcaaatattatattttatgtattttttatacttggctcgcgagcttaacgagccagctcgagcttttaacgagccgaaccgagctggctttctggctcgttaggataacgagccgagccgagctagctcgttatcttaacgagccagaacgagccgagcccaaacgagccgagctggctcgttatccagccttagttccggctgaattgttgtgagagaaaaacactgttccggctgaaaaaagaagccgaacaagccatttttaagacaagcgaacggggcgtaAGTGATTTAATTATCACAATCTCTTTATACAAAGAATGCCGACaatttttctttctttccttttttctgAATCACAGCACACAAACAGACACTCAACATATATGGACTCACCCATAGAAACACGATAACTTTAAACCCATCTATTTGGCTGAACAGATTCGTTtccgctgaaatttggctgataCTGATTTcttttgagagaaaaatattgttcctttTCTATGCACTACGTGAAAAAAGATTTGTAGGGACGCGGCCCTTTTCACTGTAAGGGTGGCTGGTTCTTTAGCCGCACCTACAGTGGCGCTGCCAGGCCACACCCTGTGCGTtggacaccagccgcccctacaaatggcacagtagaggcggctggtgtcttcagccgctcctacaaatgggggtcatttgtaggggcgactggtgattgagccgcccctacagttggatttttaggggcggctcaatcaccagccgcccctacaaatatgtaCAGTATACGTAGCAGCCACCACCTTCTTTTTCCTTGGGTCACTCACTCTAACCCGAGAAAAAAAAGTTGAAAGGCCTTGGgctcctcccaaaaattgctctactaagggggaggttttgatcttaattcctttggtggagaggttgtagaaggtaagaaaatgctattccaactCTTTaattaaagttttaatggttggttagtgagtaatttgattattggttttctctctcctccatggTGCTTGAGCTTTGTATGTAGCAAATTAGACCCTAGATTTGAAGCTATTAGTGTAAATTAGGTAGAGAAATGAGCTTACACTCTTCATTAGTCAATTTTGCTTGATTTTAGACCCTAGATTACACCCTAGTTTGATTAAAGCAAATGCATGAGATCTAGTTCTAGATCtaggtttttgttttttttatttttttaatgaaATTAGATTTTGGGTGGCATGAAAGGTAGTTTTTAGACCATTTCTTTGTGATGGTATATATTAACCATTTTATATTTCATTTCAAATATTTATGCGTTATATTAGTAGGCAATtgattaattatcctctaccatggagTATATATAATCATTctcaattaattaattattaatttgactCATTTTGTATATTTTCTTTGGTTGTGTTGTATttttaaaagatggagtacatgaactcttggatgtataaTTCGTTAAGATTCGAGACACCTTTTCATGAAGAGGTTGACAAttttattgaagccgcagagaagcaagCATCGACGTTGACAgataataaggatacaattatttgtccctgcaagGATTGCAAGAACACGGTGGCATTTACAGATTCGAGTAtcatcaaagaacatctgatcAGGCGAGGATTTGTTCGGAACTACACAgtttggattcatcatggtgaaacaatggcagttgatgatgatggcgatgTTCTAGAAGACGATGCGAAAACCCTGCAGTACCTGTCCCAATACTCAGGCCAGCTTGCTCAAGAAATGGATCATGACTTAGGCAATGATCAAGGTGGTGACATccgcaatgaacaaggtggtgatttCTGCAATGATGGCGGAGCACGTGAGGGGGATAAAGACGACGGTGACAATTTGGATGAAATGCTTCGGGCCGTTGGACCAGAAATATTACTACAGAAGAGAGGTCTACAAAAtctagaaagggtgacaaaagcatcgaaggagactgtgtatggtgtagagaagggttgtccgacacactggacactgctacgttttgtgcttgagctactcatcctgaaggctaagtatggctggtcggaCTACAGTTTTGATGATCTTTTGCGTCTCCTAGCATGGTTGCTTCCAcagccaaactcagttcccgccaacacatactatgcgaagaaggttataagtccttTGACAATGGacgttgaaaaaatccatgcatgccccaaccattgtatCCTGTTTCGTGGTGACACGTTCAAAGATCTAGATAAATGTCCTCGGTGCGGGGCTAGTCGGTACAAAGACAATGACCTTTACAGTGGGAgagaagcctccacggggaataagaggaataagaagggtgggAAAAAGgcggtacaagaatctcagcaacCAGagaacactccattaggcaacgatgcaaagaagagaagaattcctgccttagtaatgtggtacctgccggtgaccgaccgcttgaggcgtatATTCCTGAACCCTAAGGAAGCCGCGCTCATGACATGGTGGCAAGATGAGCGCAAGGTAGCAAACGATATGATCGTACACCCGGCCGATTGTAGCCAGTGGAAAGACTTCGATAAGAACAACAAAGAGTTCAACGAAGACCCAAGAAATGTACGGTTCGccttgagcactgatggaatgaatcccttcaatgagaggatgagcgaccatagcacttggccagtgattctgaccatgtacaacatcccaacatggttgtgccAAAAGAGAAAGTATCTTTTCCTCACGGTTCTagttt
Proteins encoded in this region:
- the LOC136504254 gene encoding HIPL1 protein-like, with the protein product MKMLRWRLLLSLSFLLLLPASLAFPLCTDARAPVLLNTTLKFCASPCGSASGNSSCCDATADAALSKQFDAMSIADAACAAVVKSILCAKCSPYSADLFNAGPQIRMIPFLCNSTASATSAQSKETATQDYCKLVWDTCKDVSITNSPFQPPLQGTAPPPSSPSKLTDAWQSQSDFCTSFGGSPDDQSVCFSGSTVSFNATQPSPSPKGICLERIDNGSYLNMAPHPDGSNRIFLGSQPGKIWLATVPEQGSGGTLQFEEASPFVDLTDQVHFDSAFGLMGMAFHPNFATNGRLFASYNCDRTKSPSCTGRCSCNSDVGCDPSKLGTDNGAQPCQYQVVVSEYSAKGSSANVSEATSADPSEVRRIFTMGLPYTSQHGGQVLFGPTDGYLYLMMGDGGGKGDPFNFAQNKKSLLGKIMRLDVDSTLRASEISNTSLWGNYSIPKDNPYTDDSELEPEIWALGLRNPWRCSFDSERPSYFYCGDVGQDEYEEVDLISKGGNYGWRALEGPLVYHPQWAPGGNTSLSSINAIPPIMGYSHSDVNKNIGSASIMGGYVYRGSTDPCLYGRYLYADLYASAMWTGTETPESSGNYTSTLIPFICSKDSPIPCDTAAGSPLPSLGYIYSFGEDNNKDIYVLASKGVYRVVRPSLCSYTCPTERPETGNGAAPPGPSSKASMTGLNNQMGMLLLSVIIYVLGLLVT